The following proteins come from a genomic window of Paenibacillus sp. CAA11:
- the map gene encoding type I methionyl aminopeptidase, protein MITLKSSKEIEQMRPANQIVADCHRELAKLIEPGITTLEINDFVAKHITKLGGKQFTKGYNGFPAETCASVNDVVAHGFPNRTPLREGDIAKIDIVVEYDGWFGDSAWCYAVGEISDTARKLMQVTKECLYIGIERAIPGGRLGDVTSAIQAHAEQHGFSVVRDLLGHGVGRSLHEEPSFEHVGMAGKGIRLKEGMVLTIEPMINEGTYRITIDDDEWTARTADGKLSAQYEHTIAITADGPLILTEQ, encoded by the coding sequence TTGATTACCTTGAAATCTTCTAAAGAAATTGAACAGATGCGGCCGGCCAATCAAATTGTGGCGGATTGTCACAGGGAGCTGGCCAAGCTGATTGAGCCCGGCATTACTACACTGGAAATTAACGATTTTGTGGCTAAACATATTACAAAGCTTGGCGGCAAACAGTTTACTAAAGGATACAACGGCTTTCCCGCTGAGACCTGTGCTTCCGTAAACGATGTGGTTGCTCATGGGTTCCCTAACCGGACTCCGCTGCGGGAAGGGGATATCGCCAAAATTGATATCGTTGTGGAGTATGACGGTTGGTTTGGCGATTCAGCCTGGTGCTATGCGGTTGGAGAAATTAGTGATACCGCACGAAAGCTGATGCAGGTAACCAAGGAGTGCTTGTATATCGGAATTGAACGGGCGATTCCGGGTGGCCGTCTGGGCGATGTTACCTCCGCTATTCAAGCCCATGCCGAACAGCATGGCTTCTCAGTCGTTCGGGATCTGCTTGGGCATGGGGTAGGACGCTCGCTGCATGAAGAGCCTAGCTTTGAACATGTAGGCATGGCGGGGAAAGGCATTCGGCTTAAGGAAGGCATGGTGCTTACGATTGAGCCGATGATTAATGAAGGAACTTATCGCATTACGATTGATGACGATGAATGGACGGCACGCACGGCGGACGGCAAGCTGTCTGCCCAGTATGAGCACACGATTGCCATTACGGCAGATGGCCCTTTGATTTTGACGGAACAATAA
- a CDS encoding glycosyltransferase family 2 protein, with amino-acid sequence MTVNLIYFSVLAFSFKNILTVFRRAKYSKFNTLSGSELVPSVSLLVPAYNEEVTIIENVKCLLTLNYPTYEVIVINDGSQDDTLGVLCREFNLKAMANPGIRNSIDCQPANAVYHNPEYPHLYVIDKPNGGKADSLNAGINLSHYPLISSIDADSLLEKDALIRMARMYMENPEETVAIGGDVRIANGCVIENGQVKEVALPRKMWPMFQSVEYLKAFLGGRIGWSSINGLIIVSGAFGMFRKDYVIAVGGYRGGYPGEDMNIIIKLHRYMLENKLRYRIAFCPEAVCWTQAPDTYHILSNQRKRWGRGNLKNMIENYDMAFNPRYKVMGLLTMPYNIIFEALNPYFKLTGLLALVGYAMLDMTHWRILAVFWLINFLSGYLFSIGAFMLEELAFKRYNRLSDLAKMLFYALFKFFGYHQLGALWRIQGHIQYLRNNNSWGAMTRQSWKEETPKESAA; translated from the coding sequence ATGACAGTCAACCTGATTTATTTCTCGGTGCTCGCTTTCTCGTTCAAGAACATCCTGACAGTGTTCCGAAGAGCCAAATATTCAAAGTTTAACACCTTGTCCGGCTCGGAGCTGGTCCCGTCGGTATCCTTACTGGTTCCGGCTTATAACGAGGAGGTTACGATTATTGAGAATGTTAAGTGCCTCCTCACCTTGAATTATCCAACCTATGAGGTCATCGTCATCAACGATGGTTCCCAGGATGATACGCTGGGTGTGCTTTGCCGGGAATTCAACCTGAAGGCTATGGCTAATCCTGGCATTAGGAACTCCATAGACTGTCAGCCAGCGAATGCGGTTTACCATAATCCAGAGTATCCCCATTTGTATGTAATAGATAAGCCAAACGGCGGGAAGGCGGATTCGCTCAATGCAGGAATCAATTTATCCCATTACCCGCTCATTTCTTCTATTGATGCCGACTCGCTGCTGGAGAAGGATGCGCTGATCCGGATGGCCCGCATGTATATGGAGAATCCGGAGGAGACCGTGGCGATCGGCGGGGATGTTCGCATTGCCAATGGATGTGTCATTGAGAACGGTCAGGTGAAAGAGGTGGCTTTGCCGCGCAAAATGTGGCCGATGTTCCAGTCGGTTGAGTATCTGAAGGCGTTCCTCGGCGGACGCATTGGCTGGAGCTCTATTAACGGGCTCATTATCGTATCCGGCGCCTTCGGAATGTTCCGCAAAGATTATGTAATTGCAGTCGGCGGCTACCGCGGGGGCTATCCAGGGGAAGACATGAATATCATTATCAAGCTTCACCGATACATGCTAGAGAACAAGCTGCGCTACCGGATCGCCTTCTGTCCCGAAGCCGTATGCTGGACACAGGCACCAGATACGTATCACATTCTCTCCAACCAGCGGAAGCGCTGGGGGCGGGGGAACCTTAAGAACATGATTGAGAATTACGATATGGCCTTTAATCCGAGGTATAAGGTGATGGGTCTGCTCACAATGCCTTACAACATCATTTTTGAGGCGCTCAATCCTTATTTCAAGCTTACCGGGCTGCTGGCTCTAGTTGGTTATGCGATGCTTGATATGACACATTGGCGGATCCTGGCCGTATTCTGGTTGATTAATTTCCTTAGCGGTTACCTGTTCAGCATTGGTGCATTTATGCTCGAGGAACTCGCTTTTAAACGGTACAACCGGCTCTCAGATTTGGCGAAAATGCTATTTTACGCCCTGTTTAAATTTTTCGGGTATCACCAGCTTGGAGCACTATGGCGGATTCAAGGCCATATCCAATATTTGCGCAATAACAACTCTTGGGGCGCGATGACCCGGCAAAGCTGGAAGGAGGAGACCCCTAAGGAGAGCGCAGCTTAA
- a CDS encoding L-lactate dehydrogenase: protein MGKSTRRVAIVGAGMVGAGCAYSMINQSVCDEIMMIDRTYDRAVAQALDLSHCMDFTSTRTKVYAGTLEECGEMDVVILTAGANPKPGQTRLDVLEESKQITREIVERIMSGGFDGIFVVAANPVDIVTYLVREISGLPRSRVIGTGTSIDSSRLKTLLSEVFSIDPRSVQGYALGEHGDSQFVAWSHVTIGGKPLLHILAEHKERFKHVDLAEVERKTKDAGWEIFTRKGNTQFGIGNALAYIARSILNDEHKIIAVSAILEGEYGQRDLCIGVPAIIGKGGIQEVIELNLTEEEERKFKESCTIIRSGICKLAETV, encoded by the coding sequence ATGGGAAAATCCACTAGAAGAGTGGCGATTGTCGGAGCGGGTATGGTAGGGGCAGGCTGTGCGTACTCGATGATTAATCAGTCCGTATGCGATGAGATTATGATGATCGACCGAACCTATGACAGGGCAGTTGCGCAGGCGCTCGATTTGTCGCATTGTATGGACTTTACTTCGACCCGGACCAAGGTGTATGCAGGAACCTTAGAAGAGTGCGGAGAAATGGATGTGGTGATTTTGACCGCTGGGGCTAATCCGAAGCCGGGGCAGACCCGGCTGGATGTGCTGGAAGAGTCTAAGCAAATCACCCGGGAAATTGTTGAGCGGATTATGAGTGGAGGCTTTGATGGTATTTTTGTCGTGGCTGCCAACCCTGTAGACATCGTAACTTACTTGGTCAGAGAAATTTCAGGACTACCGCGTTCCAGGGTCATTGGTACAGGAACCTCTATCGATTCCTCGCGGCTTAAGACTCTGCTGTCCGAAGTGTTCTCGATTGATCCGCGCAGTGTTCAAGGGTATGCGCTTGGTGAGCATGGGGATTCGCAATTTGTAGCATGGTCTCATGTCACGATTGGGGGAAAGCCGCTGCTTCATATTTTGGCGGAGCATAAGGAGCGGTTCAAGCATGTTGACTTGGCGGAAGTAGAGCGGAAGACCAAGGACGCAGGCTGGGAAATCTTCACTCGCAAAGGCAACACCCAGTTTGGAATCGGAAATGCCCTCGCCTATATTGCACGTTCTATTCTAAATGATGAGCATAAGATCATTGCTGTGTCTGCGATTCTTGAAGGAGAATACGGGCAGAGAGATCTGTGTATTGGAGTGCCTGCTATCATTGGCAAAGGCGGTATTCAGGAAGTGATTGAACTGAATTTAACCGAGGAAGAGGAGCGGAAATTCAAAGAATCTTGTACGATTATACGTTCAGGCATATGCAAGCTGGCTGAGACGGTATAG
- a CDS encoding nucleotide sugar dehydrogenase codes for MTNKPYLNLLEAIETKEAVLGVVGLGYVGLPLAVEMVKQGFRVVGIDLDVNKMEKLSRGESYIHDISNETLAEVNATGRFKPTADYSALQEMDAVSICVPTPLSENQDPDTSYIVMVVDQIKQYMKPGLLITLESTTYPGTTEELIQRELESLGYQAGRDFFLCFSPERVDPSNTNFNTFNTPKVIGGTTEACLHLGTALYSKYVQTVVPVSSPKVAEMSKLLENTFRSVNIAFINEMAMMCDRMGIDIWEVIDAAKTKPFGFMPFYPGPGIGGHCIPLDPMYLSWKAKGFRFYSQFIELAQSTNDNMPYYVVNKTSKILNEYAKSIKKSHILVLGMAYKPDISDLRESPGLEVYELFKESGALVDYYDPYATSFRDRHGMTVQSIAYSTEGLRQYDCIVLVTNHSNFDYEEIASLGVPILDTRNAFRSYPLPHVYKIGHSVQPVEEPDTAALIV; via the coding sequence GTGACGAACAAACCATACCTGAATTTGCTTGAGGCTATTGAGACTAAGGAAGCTGTACTGGGTGTTGTAGGATTAGGTTATGTAGGCCTGCCGCTTGCGGTGGAGATGGTGAAGCAAGGATTCCGGGTCGTCGGAATTGATTTGGATGTAAACAAGATGGAGAAATTAAGCCGCGGAGAATCTTATATCCATGATATTTCCAATGAGACACTGGCAGAGGTGAACGCTACGGGCCGCTTCAAGCCTACTGCAGACTACAGTGCCCTTCAGGAGATGGATGCCGTCAGTATCTGTGTTCCGACGCCCCTAAGTGAGAATCAGGATCCGGATACCTCCTATATTGTGATGGTTGTGGACCAAATCAAGCAGTACATGAAGCCAGGGCTGCTGATTACACTGGAAAGCACTACCTACCCTGGAACGACAGAGGAGCTGATTCAGCGGGAGCTGGAATCGCTGGGTTATCAAGCGGGCAGGGACTTCTTCCTCTGCTTCTCCCCTGAGCGGGTAGATCCTTCTAATACAAACTTTAATACCTTTAACACGCCGAAGGTCATCGGCGGTACCACAGAAGCCTGCCTGCATTTAGGAACTGCATTATACAGTAAATATGTCCAGACTGTAGTTCCGGTAAGCTCGCCAAAGGTAGCGGAGATGTCCAAGCTGCTGGAGAACACCTTCCGCAGTGTGAACATCGCATTTATTAATGAAATGGCGATGATGTGCGATCGAATGGGGATCGATATCTGGGAAGTCATTGATGCAGCGAAGACGAAGCCTTTTGGCTTCATGCCGTTCTATCCCGGTCCGGGTATCGGAGGACACTGCATTCCGCTCGATCCGATGTATCTGTCCTGGAAGGCTAAGGGCTTCCGTTTCTACAGTCAGTTTATCGAGCTTGCTCAGTCTACGAATGACAACATGCCTTACTATGTAGTGAACAAGACTTCTAAAATTCTAAATGAATATGCGAAATCGATTAAAAAATCCCATATCCTTGTGCTGGGAATGGCTTATAAACCGGATATCAGTGACCTCCGTGAATCACCGGGACTTGAGGTTTACGAACTCTTTAAGGAAAGCGGTGCCCTGGTGGATTATTATGACCCTTATGCGACCAGCTTCCGGGACAGACACGGCATGACCGTGCAAAGCATTGCTTACAGTACTGAAGGGCTGCGTCAGTATGACTGCATCGTGCTTGTAACGAACCACAGCAACTTTGATTACGAGGAAATTGCCAGCTTGGGTGTTCCGATTCTGGATACACGCAACGCCTTCCGCTCCTATCCGCTGCCCCATGTCTATAAAATTGGACACTCCGTCCAGCCGGTAGAAGAACCGGATACAGCGGCTCTGATTGTATAA
- a CDS encoding HEAT repeat domain-containing protein has protein sequence MFSHLTVAVYFIYACLGLIGLGISILLFMKIKDYATIRKIEEYQRKHQPYFHFIQAHLHGERDLPLPPGKLTRLERRVIQDKIAEWIGQFKGDLQQRLIRLCEEAGFVQDELKQLDSLLYSRRIEAVYRLGEMRASAAAPRLLEMLNKQKYSPLSIVLARAAAKCAENEEQLRQMLHGLLRHGKPIHHMAADVLLETRLDASKMLLRLLDDENQDFVKVGLVAMWGQAVPEVVPALDRLVGAKQHDVRAQAVKLYLSSNPVLKDETIAQLMSDKDPEVRAAVAKALGSMHAAGSIPLLRSALRDEDWWVRNNSAESLASLGETGFEVLCEMAQRGSGVERDTAFHQIEKTIREGIRSEEVEHIVAFNKKKLLYERYFGVEEIKAVPKVTAVGGDYTA, from the coding sequence ATGTTCTCGCATCTTACCGTGGCGGTATATTTCATCTACGCCTGCCTCGGACTGATTGGGTTAGGCATTAGCATCTTGCTGTTTATGAAAATCAAAGATTACGCAACCATTCGAAAAATTGAGGAATATCAGCGGAAGCATCAGCCCTACTTTCACTTTATTCAAGCCCATCTTCACGGGGAGCGGGATCTTCCGCTCCCTCCGGGCAAGCTGACCCGTCTCGAACGCCGCGTCATTCAAGATAAAATTGCAGAATGGATCGGCCAGTTCAAGGGGGATTTGCAGCAGCGGCTGATCCGGTTATGTGAAGAAGCAGGCTTTGTCCAAGATGAGCTGAAGCAGCTGGACAGCTTGCTTTACAGCCGCCGAATTGAAGCGGTTTACCGGCTTGGCGAGATGAGAGCCTCTGCCGCAGCCCCTCGGCTGCTGGAAATGTTAAATAAGCAAAAATACAGCCCGCTGTCCATTGTACTCGCCAGAGCGGCGGCGAAATGCGCGGAGAACGAAGAACAGCTGCGCCAAATGCTGCACGGCCTGCTGCGGCACGGCAAACCCATTCACCATATGGCTGCGGATGTTCTGCTGGAGACAAGACTTGATGCCAGCAAAATGCTGCTGCGGCTCCTGGATGATGAGAACCAGGATTTCGTCAAGGTGGGACTGGTGGCAATGTGGGGACAAGCGGTGCCTGAGGTGGTTCCGGCTCTTGACCGGCTGGTTGGCGCGAAGCAGCATGATGTGCGGGCACAGGCTGTCAAGCTGTACTTAAGCTCTAATCCGGTACTGAAGGACGAGACGATCGCCCAGCTGATGTCGGATAAGGATCCTGAGGTTCGGGCCGCGGTAGCCAAGGCGCTCGGCTCCATGCACGCTGCAGGAAGCATACCGCTGCTGCGCAGCGCCCTTCGGGATGAGGACTGGTGGGTGCGCAATAACAGCGCGGAAAGCCTTGCAAGTCTTGGTGAAACCGGCTTTGAAGTGCTCTGTGAAATGGCGCAGCGCGGTTCCGGGGTTGAGCGGGATACTGCCTTCCATCAGATTGAGAAGACGATCCGGGAGGGCATCCGCTCTGAAGAAGTGGAGCATATCGTAGCTTTTAACAAGAAAAAGCTGCTGTATGAACGCTATTTCGGTGTAGAGGAAATCAAGGCAGTGCCAAAAGTCACTGCGGTCGGAGGCGATTACACTGCTTAG
- a CDS encoding response regulator — protein sequence MPNTATLQVDQRNRVYQEILHEIRQAGEVCGVLFLYAAQAPAHLEGRIKGILEAQSRLDYQIWNDPGTGTMALLFPGLALDAVHFQGLLLKQRLHEIFADLQPQMTLTSFPEQGGLSEAVLKRMAESARLSTSDEIHIFVEEEAESSRDQILIVDQDPTIREFLRIRMRMQGYDTYEADNGLSALELIEQLQPDLVLTELNLYGIDGLPYIHHIQKLDVEKTPKIVVLTEQRVEQTISQCFQSGVDDYITKPFSPVELDARIRRCFH from the coding sequence ATGCCTAATACAGCAACGCTGCAAGTGGATCAGAGAAATCGAGTATATCAGGAGATTCTGCATGAAATCAGGCAGGCTGGAGAAGTCTGCGGTGTATTATTTCTCTATGCTGCCCAAGCTCCTGCTCATTTAGAAGGACGGATCAAAGGGATTTTGGAGGCTCAGTCCCGCTTAGACTATCAAATCTGGAATGATCCGGGAACAGGTACGATGGCCCTGCTATTTCCCGGGCTTGCCCTGGATGCAGTTCATTTTCAGGGGCTTCTCTTAAAACAGCGACTGCATGAAATATTCGCGGATTTACAGCCGCAGATGACGCTGACAAGCTTTCCCGAGCAGGGGGGATTATCGGAAGCTGTGCTGAAGCGTATGGCGGAATCGGCCAGACTCAGCACCTCGGACGAAATTCATATTTTTGTCGAGGAAGAGGCGGAATCCTCTCGTGATCAAATTCTGATTGTGGATCAGGATCCTACGATCCGCGAGTTTCTGAGAATCAGAATGCGCATGCAAGGCTACGATACGTACGAAGCTGATAACGGGTTGTCAGCTTTGGAGCTGATTGAACAGCTGCAGCCGGATCTTGTGCTGACTGAGCTGAATCTCTATGGAATTGACGGCTTGCCTTATATCCATCACATTCAGAAGCTGGATGTGGAGAAGACTCCTAAAATTGTCGTGTTAACCGAACAGCGGGTAGAACAAACGATTAGTCAGTGCTTTCAAAGCGGAGTAGATGATTATATTACCAAACCGTTCTCACCTGTCGAACTCGATGCCCGCATCCGCCGTTGTTTTCATTGA
- a CDS encoding stage VI sporulation protein F, with amino-acid sequence MSYQQYGISPQLVQRVKLKMKNPATKERVKALVEGLTKADLQDAGKVRRLVRTSSTLLNERLTGVEEERITQFVLAQKIDPKNTFHLIRLWGMFR; translated from the coding sequence TTGAGCTATCAGCAGTATGGAATCAGCCCGCAGCTGGTGCAGCGGGTAAAGCTTAAGATGAAGAATCCTGCCACGAAGGAGCGGGTAAAGGCGTTGGTGGAAGGCTTAACCAAGGCGGATCTTCAGGATGCAGGTAAAGTGCGGCGTCTTGTCCGAACGTCGTCGACACTGCTTAATGAACGGCTGACCGGGGTGGAAGAAGAACGGATCACTCAATTTGTACTCGCACAAAAAATTGATCCCAAAAATACATTTCACCTGATCCGGCTGTGGGGAATGTTCCGCTAA
- the ald gene encoding alanine dehydrogenase: MRVGVPKEIKNNENRVAITPAGVETLVQAGHEVRIESSAGRGSGFTDEEYEDKGAIVKASAAEVWDESDLILKVKEPLAEEYRYFRKDLILFTYLHLAPEPELTRALLENGGCAIAYETVQLEDGSLPLLTPMSEVAGRMAVQIGAQFLEKPSGGMGILLGGVPGVPPAEVVIVGGGVVGTNAAKIALGMGAHVTLLDLNANRLRYLDEIFAGRVTTVMSSSYQLEQAVAKADLLIGAVLIPGARAPKLVKEYMVKQMTEGSVIVDVAIDQGGSVETIDRVTTHANPIYVKHGVVHYAVANMPGAVARTSTFALTNVTIPYALQIANMGVKQAATSNQALLRGINIAAGSVTNKAVAESLGLEYMPITKVLGSLM; this comes from the coding sequence ATGCGGGTAGGCGTACCAAAAGAAATCAAAAATAATGAGAATCGGGTAGCCATTACACCTGCCGGTGTGGAAACGCTGGTTCAAGCCGGTCACGAGGTGCGGATTGAAAGCTCAGCGGGCCGCGGCAGCGGCTTTACGGATGAGGAGTACGAGGACAAAGGGGCGATTGTCAAAGCTTCAGCAGCAGAGGTGTGGGACGAATCGGACCTTATTCTAAAGGTGAAAGAGCCGCTGGCGGAAGAATATCGTTATTTTCGGAAAGACTTAATCCTATTCACTTACCTTCACCTGGCTCCAGAGCCGGAGTTAACACGGGCCCTTCTGGAGAACGGGGGATGCGCGATTGCATATGAGACGGTACAGCTGGAGGATGGCTCTCTACCGCTCCTTACTCCCATGAGTGAGGTGGCCGGCCGCATGGCCGTGCAGATTGGCGCTCAATTTCTGGAGAAGCCGAGCGGAGGCATGGGGATTCTCTTGGGCGGCGTTCCAGGAGTCCCACCGGCAGAGGTTGTCATTGTAGGAGGCGGCGTGGTCGGTACCAATGCAGCAAAGATAGCTCTAGGCATGGGCGCTCATGTGACTTTGCTTGACTTGAATGCGAACCGGCTGCGGTATTTGGATGAAATTTTTGCCGGAAGAGTGACGACGGTGATGTCCAGCTCCTATCAGCTGGAGCAGGCGGTAGCCAAAGCAGACTTGCTGATTGGCGCTGTACTGATCCCTGGTGCGAGAGCCCCTAAGCTGGTCAAAGAATATATGGTGAAGCAGATGACGGAAGGGTCCGTAATTGTCGATGTGGCCATTGATCAGGGCGGCTCGGTGGAGACGATTGACCGGGTAACTACGCATGCTAATCCTATCTATGTCAAGCATGGGGTGGTGCACTATGCTGTGGCCAATATGCCTGGAGCTGTAGCTAGAACCTCAACGTTTGCCCTAACCAATGTTACTATTCCTTACGCGCTGCAAATTGCCAATATGGGAGTTAAGCAGGCTGCGACCTCCAATCAAGCCTTGCTCCGGGGCATCAATATTGCAGCCGGTTCGGTGACGAACAAGGCCGTAGCTGAAAGTCTGGGACTTGAGTACATGCCGATAACGAAAGTGCTCGGTAGCTTGATGTAG
- a CDS encoding DNA polymerase IV — protein sequence MNKSNPQERVIFLADCQSFYASVEKADHPGTENKPLVVAGDPERRSGIILAACPIAKSYGVTTAERLGEALKKCPELIVMRPRMQHYIDISLMISGIYQEYTDLVEIFSIDEQFLDITGSLKLFGDPYTIAKAIQQKVLSQTGVWIRVGISSNKILAKMATDIWAKKAPGGLFELPPAKIQEELWPQPVHKMFGVGSRMTKHLSLLGLHTIGAVAMTPLPRLKDKLRARFGKQSDIHAEVLWRTANGFDDSPVSPSTFNAAPKSVGHMMTLPKDYTRQEEINTVLLELTEEVCRDCRRKGYMAEVVSVNCMCSPYEAPTGFSRQMKIPYPTYHTNTVYDAVRTIFYRHWDQMPVRRLGVTLSSLSSDQLVQLTLFEDQVKLQALDKATDKIKDRYGSSAIVRASSLSAFGQARERAQKIGGHYK from the coding sequence ATGAACAAATCCAACCCACAAGAACGAGTCATTTTTTTGGCAGATTGTCAAAGCTTCTACGCCAGCGTAGAGAAAGCGGATCATCCTGGAACGGAGAACAAGCCTCTCGTCGTGGCCGGTGATCCCGAGAGACGATCAGGCATTATTTTAGCGGCATGCCCTATAGCGAAGAGCTATGGAGTCACTACCGCAGAACGTTTGGGCGAGGCGCTAAAGAAGTGCCCGGAATTAATCGTCATGCGTCCACGCATGCAGCACTACATTGATATTTCTTTAATGATTTCCGGCATTTATCAAGAATACACCGATTTGGTCGAAATCTTCTCTATTGACGAGCAGTTTCTCGATATCACGGGAAGTCTGAAGCTTTTTGGCGATCCGTATACTATAGCCAAGGCCATTCAGCAAAAGGTGCTTTCCCAGACGGGAGTATGGATCAGAGTAGGCATCAGCAGCAACAAAATCCTCGCCAAAATGGCCACTGATATCTGGGCCAAAAAAGCGCCGGGTGGCCTGTTCGAGCTCCCACCTGCAAAGATCCAGGAGGAACTCTGGCCCCAGCCCGTCCACAAAATGTTCGGCGTCGGCTCACGAATGACCAAGCATCTCTCCCTGCTCGGCCTTCATACGATCGGTGCTGTAGCCATGACCCCGCTTCCCCGGCTGAAGGATAAACTCCGCGCCAGATTCGGGAAGCAGAGCGACATTCATGCAGAGGTTCTGTGGAGAACGGCCAACGGATTTGACGACTCCCCCGTAAGTCCCAGCACTTTCAACGCTGCGCCCAAATCGGTAGGACATATGATGACCTTACCGAAAGATTATACTCGGCAGGAGGAGATCAATACCGTGCTTCTTGAGCTCACCGAAGAGGTCTGCCGGGACTGCCGGCGTAAGGGATATATGGCCGAAGTTGTCTCCGTGAACTGCATGTGCAGCCCTTATGAAGCGCCTACCGGCTTCTCCCGGCAGATGAAGATCCCCTATCCGACTTACCATACGAATACCGTGTATGACGCGGTAAGGACGATTTTCTACCGCCACTGGGACCAGATGCCTGTACGCCGGCTGGGCGTTACACTCAGCAGCCTGTCCAGTGACCAGCTCGTTCAGCTGACCCTGTTCGAGGATCAGGTCAAACTTCAAGCCTTGGATAAGGCTACAGATAAGATCAAGGACCGCTATGGCAGCTCAGCAATTGTAAGAGCTTCATCGCTCAGCGCCTTCGGCCAGGCACGAGAGAGAGCCCAGAAGATTGGAGGACATTATAAATGA